The window ACAGTTAAAAAGTCGTTGAGATAACTAATAACCGACTCACTACTTTTAATAGTTTTATCTGTATAGGATAATATTTTATTACTATCAAAAACATTTTTCCTAATTAACTCCAGGTAACCTGTAATAATAGTAATAGGTGTTCTTATTTCGTGTGATAAATTTTCTATGTAAGTATTTTTTAGCGCTACGATTTCTTCAGTTCGTTCTTTTACCGTTTGCTCCAGCAGTACGTTTGCTCTTTTTAAACGCCTTCCATTAAAGTAAGCAATTAGATATATTAGTGTTGAAATTAGAATCAAATAGGTAATGTATGCAAATAACGACCTATACCATGGAGGAATAATAGCGAAATCAAAAACATCTGCTTCACTAATTTTACCATAAATATTTTTTGCGCGAACATGAAATTTATAATCTCCTTCCTTTAAATTTATATATTCTATTTCTTGATTATTAGACCATTTAGACCAACCTTCTTCAAAACCTTCTAACTTGGTTTGATATAGTGTTAAATCTTCACTATAAAAAAATGGTGATGCAAATTGAAATAAAATCTTGTTTAAATTATAATCTATTCTTGGTGTATTTTGAACCAATCCTTCATTTGTATTAGATTTTGTACCAAAATAGATAACACTATCTTTCTTAATTTCAACTTTTCTAATAAGAGCGGAAAAGGATTTTGGACCTTGAGGGACTTTCCCTTTGAACCTAAACAAACCTTCAGGGCCACCAAACCAAACAGTGCTGTCTTTTTCTTCATACAATAAAGAGACATCTGCTTCATTCATCTCTTTAAAAGGAACGTTTTTAACCGTATAAGATCCTTCATTATTTGGTGAAGCAACGCTAAAAAATGATTTCCCTTTTACTTTTCCTCCAATCCAAACTCTTCCTAATGAATCTGACGTAAATGAAAATGTTTTATGACTTCCATTACAATACTCTATTCCGAATAATGAATCTGGTTTAAACTTATTTTCTTCCTCAGAAAAATGATAAAGTCCTTTATTAGTATTAAAAAATAATTCTCCATTTATGTTAACTGGGAAATTATTTTTAAGCGATGGTAAATTATCTTTAAGTCCGTATTGTGTTATTTCACTAGGAATCAAAACATTTTCTGACAATTCTACCTTATAAACACCTTTAAAAACGCTCCCTAACCAAATGAAGCCATCATCATCCTCATAAATATAACGAATATCTGCATCTATTCCAGAAACTTTTCCGAGTGAATTCCATTGAGAATTCTTAAACTCCATAGCAATTAAGCCCTCTGAAGTACCAAGGTAAACTATAGAAAGTTTGCTTTTAGATTGATACATTACCCAAGTTGAAGCATCTAAAATTTTGGTGGTTTTATTTGTGCTTAACTCAACAATTCCTTTATCAAATGTACTAACAAGATATTTTGGTAAAAATGGCCTTTCAGGGTTCTTAAAAGTGAGGAAATTTGTGCTTTCATTTTCAAAAATCACTTTTTCAGCAACTTTATCACCTGTCATTGAGCGCAAACCACCAAAAGAAGCGATATACAACTTATTATCTATCCGCAATAAATCAAGCGGCTTACTCTTAATTCCTTGTTGCCTAGTCCAATGACTAAGTTGCGAATTAATATCCACTTTACTAATTCCATTATCTGTTGTCAACCATAAAATACCAGAGCTGTCTTGATATAAATTCCAAATAATATCAGTTAGCAAACCATTTTTAGAACTTAGCTTTTGCTTAAACTCTCCATCTTTACTAACATGATAAAAACCCGACAATGTTGCTATACCAAATGATCCATCTTTAAGAAGAATATAAGTATATACTTCTACACCTTTAAGTTGTTTGGTAATTTCAAAATGAGATTGTTGTATAAAATCTGAAGAAGAAATATCTTTTACAGAAAGGTCTATTGTATAAAATTTATTTGTAAAAACATCTAACCCTAAAATTTTATTGTCCTCAATTTCTCTGTAAGTCCAAATATATTTATCCTTAAAAAAATTTCCAAAAGAGACATCTACAACCGAATCTTTTTCTATTTTCATTAATCCTTTCTTCAAGGCATGATAATACATTTGATGATTGTAAGAAAATGATCCCCAAATTTGATGCTCACTTTCAATTGTTTTTAAATTATTATTTTCTAATATAAAAATATACTTATATGAAAAGAAATATACTTTATTATCCAGTATTTTAATATCCCATATATCATTAAATAAACCAAAGGCATCTGAAATATTATCAATTAATGAAACATAGACTAATTTCCCTACTTTATCTGGTGAGAGATATCCGAACTCATTAATTCCACCCACATAAATTCTTCCATTATCATCTTTTGCTAATGCGCGTAAATTTGATTGATTTGGAAGCTGTATTAACCTCCAATTAACGCCATCATATTCTAAAACACCATCAGTATTACCAAAATAAAGCAAACCATTGCTCCCTTCAATTACATTCCAATTTTGCTCGTGAGCACGATATTCTTTATAACCATAATTAACTACATTATTTGCACTTTTTTCTTGTGCAAAAGAAATAGCACTTATTAATGCTATTATTAAAAATAATGTCTTTTCAAATTTTAAATATTTCATCAAATAATACATAAGTATTTATTGTACTTTTTTAAAAATAAATCTTCCGTTTTTTAGCCTAAAAATAAGATTAATACTTTTCATTAATAGTCTGAATCTTCTTGTAATTTTCATTCTTAACTTGAAAATTTGAGGTTAATACAAATTTATGAAAAACAAAAAAAAGAACACTCTTAATAATTAACAGACTAAAGAAGATGTCTAAAAAAAAGCTATACATGTCTAAAAAAAGAGCATTTAATACCATGATTTTCAATTAGTTGATTTTAAAAAAATGATTCTTATGTCTAAAAAAAATGATTCCCTGTCTTAAAAAAAGGATTAAACACAAGAACAGATAACGAATTTTGCATTCCATACCCCCAAAACTTAATATTCACTCTAAATTATTGTTTAAAATCAACTAATTGAAAATAATGTTAAAAAAGGGATCTACAAAAAATTATAATAAAACTCATTTTAACGATGCATACTCTTCTCTCAGCATCATAAAAAAATTAGAAAGTAACAGTACTGTATCTATTCTTGCAACAAGTTCAAAAATAAGATCATTCTTTACAATTATAAAATCAGAATTATTCAATAGTACTAAAGGGTTAGTATACAAAAGTGCAAGTAGGAATAAAGCTATAGTAATTAACATAAGTTCTATTATGAATGCAGCAAATACAATTCTACTAAATAGTACTGCAAAAAATTCTAATACAACAAATTAAAAAAAATCATATGAAAGCTCATATAATTATCAATTTTATAGCAAATAAAAAGGCATTATTAATATTATGTTTTTTCATGTTAGTTGTATTCAATACTAATGCTCAATTAATTCCTGCAACAAATGGACGTACAAATCCTTGTGGTGATTGTGTTCCAAACGGTTGGTCAGATAATGGAGGCACACCAGATGTTTCGAATAAAGATGTTGTAGCTGGTACTGGTGGGGGATTAGGTGCTGGACAGGCTTGGACAAATGCTCCGTTAACATTACCTCCTAATGGACATACAACATGGATTACAGTAAGAGATGTTGGTACACTTACAGGTGAAGAGGCCGTAGGAACAACTATTACAGGTCTTACCATTGGTGAAACTTATGAAGTAATAATATATTCTATGTCTGCGTTAGCGCCTACTTATAGTCCTAAATACATTGATTACTACCAATATCAAATTCAAGGCTTTTCAGAAGTAAATGTTACACCTGTAACTCGAGAGATTTGGCAGACTAATAGAGCTAGATTTGTTGCTACAAATACCAGTAGAACTTTCGAATTTACACCTGGAAATAATATGGGAAATAGCACAGCTAATTTAGAATCCGTAAATATTTCTGTATCTCTTAATGCAATAAACAAAGCACCAAATGCTGATGACAATTCAGCTACTACAGCTATAAATACAACTACAGTTTTTAATATTGTTAGTACGGATTCTGATTCTGATGGTAACATAGTAAATTCTACGGTAGACTTAAATACATCAACTCCAGGAATACAGAACACAAACTCGACAACCGAAGGTAATTGGAGTGTGGATAGTTCTGGAAATGTAACATTTATCCCAAATTCAAATTTTCTTGGAGCGGCAACATTAAATTATACTGTTAATGATGATTATAGTTTAGATGGGAATTCTGTACCTGCAACATCTAATCCAGCTACTTTGACTGTAACTGTATTACCTGATAACGATGGAGATGGAATTTTAGACACTGTAGACGAGGATGATGATAATGACGGAATTTTGGACGCAATAGAATTAGGAACTTGTAACACTAATAACTCTACTTTAAATTGGGATAACGAATATATTGAAGGCGGTAACAGTTTTACCTCTGGTCAAGACCCAATTGCAACAAATCCTAGTTTAACAATTAATGGAACAAAAATAAAGTTATCAAGAACAACTACAGGTACATTAAATACACAGGAATATAGAATAAACGATTTTTACACAACAAACCCAAGTTATACTTTATTACAAAGCTCTGTTACAAATAGCTATTCGATACATACATTTGAATTTACTGAAGCCATATATAATCTTGGATTCACAATATATGATCTTGATAAAGATATTAATTTTACAGATAATGTTCAATTAGTAATTACAAAAATAGATGGAACAACACACACACTAACTGTTTCTGAATATATATTAAACGGTCAAACACACACATCTCCTAATACTTTTACAGGTACAGGATCAGACACCAATGCTAATCTTATTATTTCAGGTATTAAAGCTTGGGTTTCTAAAATAGATGTTCTATTTAAAAATGTAGATACTACACCTAGCAATAATCACGGTATAGGTATAGGTAGTTTTAATTTTTGTAATACTCCATTAGATACAGATAATGACGGAACTCCTGATTATAAAGATTTAGATTCTGATAATGATGGTTGTTCAGATGCATTAGAAGCTGGCACAACAACAAATCAAACCACAAATTATCAGTTTCCTTCTAACGATGTAAGCTCAACAGGTGTTCCAAATACAGCTGCGTCATCTAATAACACAGGTGCTTTTCAAGATCCAAACGTAAAGTCCTGTAATTGCCCATTTGCTTCAGGAATAGATACAGATAATGATGGAATAGATGACGTTTGTGATTTAGATGATGATAATGATGGTATTTTAGACTCCAATGAGTGTACTATTTTAAGTTTTCAAACAGGAATCAACCCTACTCCAATTAATGGAGCAACTACAAATAATGCTCAAGTAGGAAACGTATTTTTTTATTCCAACGCAATATCTGATGGTAATGCACTTAATTATGACCTTAGATTAGAAATTCTATCAAAGAACCATGCAATAGAAGTAACTTCAGATGTAACTATAAAGATGCCAAATCATGTAGCAAATGCAAATGAGTATGTTACTTATAATGTAGCAGTTGTGGAAGCTGGAAGTGTAACCAATACAACACCAAATGGTATACCCGTAACACTTACAAATGTAACAACTGGTAATTACGATATAGATGCTTCTGGAGGGCAAAATTATAGTGATATTGGAGGGGTTAGTACAAACTCTGGAGCTGAACAAAATGTGTCTACGGTAGGTAATAATGTAGAATTCTTTACCAATCCGAATTACCCAACAGGTTTTGATACGATACGGTTAAAAACATTTGGAACAAATAATAATGATACTTTTAATGAGAACAATGCTTTAATAACTAATTATAATAATTTTCAAAATGAAACTTATTTATTTGGTATAAATGGGCCAGCTGCAAGTACAGAAAGAGCTGCTTGGTTTAATTTAACAGGGTTTATATGTCAAGACACAGATAATGACACTATTCCTGATAATCTAGATACAGATAGTGACAATGATGGTTGTCCAGATGCGGTAGAAGCTAATGGTAGTTTTATCGTGTCTCAATTAACAACGTTAACAGGAGGTTCTAATGGTGTTGATAGTAGTTTATTGAATTTTGGTATAACTGTAAACAATACAGAAGGAAGTGCTAATTACGGAGTACCAATAGCAGATGCAAATGGTTTAGATATTTCAACAGACACACCGCAAGATACTACTCCCGCTGGTTTAGACAAAGATGACACATCTGCATGTGTTACGGATGTAGATTTAAGCTTAACGAAAACAGTAAATAAAGCAATTGTAAAAGTTGGAGATACAATAGTGTATACACTAACAGTAAAGAACGATGGACCATCAGATGCCACGGGAGTTCAAGTAACAGATGTATTACCTTCTGGTGTAACATATAATTCAACAGGAACTGGTACTGTAATTCCATCAGGAACAACTTACAATGATGCATTAACACCAAATATTTGGAATATTGGAAACGTTGCAGTTAACCAAACAATAATTTTGCAACTAGAAGTAACAGTTAACGGCGCTGGTACAATAACTAATACTTCCGAAATAACACACGGTGATCAGCCAGATACAGATTCCGTACCAAATAATAGTAAATAAGTATTGTTCTAAAAATAATTTTTCTCTACGCAAAAGAAATAATCCTAGTTAGATTAACTAATAAATTTCTTTTGCTTTTTCTTATTAAAAAGAGAAAAATGAAGAGGAAATTATTATAGCTATATTTAAAAAACCCTTTAAAAACAACGTTTTTAAAGGGTTTACCGTACTCGAGGTGGGAATCGAACCCACACTTCCGAAAAAACTGGATTTTGAATCCAGCGCGTCTACCAATTCCGCCACTCGAGCTAAAAATAAACTTGTTGCAAAGCTAAAAAATATTTTTCTGTTAATCTTCTAATAATATAGATAACTCGTTAAATAATTTCTATTTTTGCAATCAACAACAACACTAACTAAAATATTTTATCTCAAATGACTGGACAACAGTTAACTCCAAAAATTTTTGCTTGTAGACAAAGCATAAAATTAGCTGAAAAAATAGCAAAACAATACGGTGCAGAACTTGGCAATGTAAAAGTAACTCCTTTTAGTGATGGTGAATTTCAACCAGCTTTTGAAGAATCTGTAAGAGGTAGACGTGTTTTTATCATTGGATCTACAAACCCTCCAGGAGACAACTTAATGGAAATGTTATTAATGTTAGACGCAGCAAAAAGAGCTTCAGCAAGACACATTACTGCTGTTATGCCTTATTTTGGGTGGGCACGTCAAGACAGAAAAGACAAACCTCGTGTTGCAATTGGCGCAAAGATGGTTGCAAATTTATTGCAAACTGCAGGAGCAACAAGAATTATGACCATGGATTTACACGCGGATCAAATTCAAGGATTCTTTGAAAAACCGGTAGATCATTTATATGCATCTACTATTTTTCTTCCCTATATAAAGTCTTTAAATTTAGACAATTTAACAATTGCTTCACCAGATATGGGTGGTTCAAAAAGAGCGTATGCATATTCTAAATACTTAGAAAGTGACGTAGTTATTTGTTACAAACAACGTACAAAAGCAAATGTTATCGGTCACATGGAATTAATTGGTAATGTAGAAGGTAAAAATGTAATTCTTGCTGATGACATGATTGATACTGGTGGAACATTAGCAAAGGCTGCTGAAATAATGATGGAAAGAGGAGCAAAATCAGTACGCGCAATTTGTACGCACCCAATACTTTCTGGTGGTGCCTATGAAAAAATTCAAAACTCTAAATTAACGGAGCTAATTGTTTCAGACACAATTCCTTTAAAACAAGAAATTTCTAAAATTAAAGTTGTATCTTGCGCGCCGTTATTTGCTGATGTGATGGACAAAGTTCAAAACAATACATCGATAAGTGACCAATTTTTAATGTAGTTTCGGCTACGATCAACGTCCAAAAAGGAAGTTGAAAATTTAATTTATTTAATAAAAAGTAATGAAATCAATTACAATCAAAGGATCTCAAAGAGAAAGCGTAGGTAAAGTAGCAACTAAAGCCTTACGTAATGCTGGTCAGGTGCCTTGCGTATTATACGGAGGAGACAAGCCAGTACACTTTTCAGCTGAAGAATTAGCTTTTAAGAATTTAGTGTATACTCCAAATGTATATACTGCAACGATTGAAGTAGAAGGAGCAACATACGCTGCTATTTTACAAGACATTCAATTTCACCCAGTAACTGACAGAATTTTACACGTAGATTTCTATCAATTATTTGATGATAAAGAAATTACAATGAACATTCCTGTAAAATTAACAGGAACTTCTCCAGGAGTATTAAATGGTGGTTCTTTACGTTTTACAAACC of the Tenacibaculum todarodis genome contains:
- a CDS encoding ribose-phosphate pyrophosphokinase, with amino-acid sequence MTGQQLTPKIFACRQSIKLAEKIAKQYGAELGNVKVTPFSDGEFQPAFEESVRGRRVFIIGSTNPPGDNLMEMLLMLDAAKRASARHITAVMPYFGWARQDRKDKPRVAIGAKMVANLLQTAGATRIMTMDLHADQIQGFFEKPVDHLYASTIFLPYIKSLNLDNLTIASPDMGGSKRAYAYSKYLESDVVICYKQRTKANVIGHMELIGNVEGKNVILADDMIDTGGTLAKAAEIMMERGAKSVRAICTHPILSGGAYEKIQNSKLTELIVSDTIPLKQEISKIKVVSCAPLFADVMDKVQNNTSISDQFLM
- a CDS encoding Ig-like domain-containing protein, with product MKAHIIINFIANKKALLILCFFMLVVFNTNAQLIPATNGRTNPCGDCVPNGWSDNGGTPDVSNKDVVAGTGGGLGAGQAWTNAPLTLPPNGHTTWITVRDVGTLTGEEAVGTTITGLTIGETYEVIIYSMSALAPTYSPKYIDYYQYQIQGFSEVNVTPVTREIWQTNRARFVATNTSRTFEFTPGNNMGNSTANLESVNISVSLNAINKAPNADDNSATTAINTTTVFNIVSTDSDSDGNIVNSTVDLNTSTPGIQNTNSTTEGNWSVDSSGNVTFIPNSNFLGAATLNYTVNDDYSLDGNSVPATSNPATLTVTVLPDNDGDGILDTVDEDDDNDGILDAIELGTCNTNNSTLNWDNEYIEGGNSFTSGQDPIATNPSLTINGTKIKLSRTTTGTLNTQEYRINDFYTTNPSYTLLQSSVTNSYSIHTFEFTEAIYNLGFTIYDLDKDINFTDNVQLVITKIDGTTHTLTVSEYILNGQTHTSPNTFTGTGSDTNANLIISGIKAWVSKIDVLFKNVDTTPSNNHGIGIGSFNFCNTPLDTDNDGTPDYKDLDSDNDGCSDALEAGTTTNQTTNYQFPSNDVSSTGVPNTAASSNNTGAFQDPNVKSCNCPFASGIDTDNDGIDDVCDLDDDNDGILDSNECTILSFQTGINPTPINGATTNNAQVGNVFFYSNAISDGNALNYDLRLEILSKNHAIEVTSDVTIKMPNHVANANEYVTYNVAVVEAGSVTNTTPNGIPVTLTNVTTGNYDIDASGGQNYSDIGGVSTNSGAEQNVSTVGNNVEFFTNPNYPTGFDTIRLKTFGTNNNDTFNENNALITNYNNFQNETYLFGINGPAASTERAAWFNLTGFICQDTDNDTIPDNLDTDSDNDGCPDAVEANGSFIVSQLTTLTGGSNGVDSSLLNFGITVNNTEGSANYGVPIADANGLDISTDTPQDTTPAGLDKDDTSACVTDVDLSLTKTVNKAIVKVGDTIVYTLTVKNDGPSDATGVQVTDVLPSGVTYNSTGTGTVIPSGTTYNDALTPNIWNIGNVAVNQTIILQLEVTVNGAGTITNTSEITHGDQPDTDSVPNNSK
- a CDS encoding 50S ribosomal protein L25/general stress protein Ctc, yielding MKSITIKGSQRESVGKVATKALRNAGQVPCVLYGGDKPVHFSAEELAFKNLVYTPNVYTATIEVEGATYAAILQDIQFHPVTDRILHVDFYQLFDDKEITMNIPVKLTGTSPGVLNGGSLRFTNRKLRVKALPANLPDFISADISKLKIGNKLVITSLFNEDYTFMHPDNTVVVQVRTSRNATAEDEDSEETETAEGAEAAAPAAE
- a CDS encoding hybrid sensor histidine kinase/response regulator transcription factor — translated: MKYLKFEKTLFLIIALISAISFAQEKSANNVVNYGYKEYRAHEQNWNVIEGSNGLLYFGNTDGVLEYDGVNWRLIQLPNQSNLRALAKDDNGRIYVGGINEFGYLSPDKVGKLVYVSLIDNISDAFGLFNDIWDIKILDNKVYFFSYKYIFILENNNLKTIESEHQIWGSFSYNHQMYYHALKKGLMKIEKDSVVDVSFGNFFKDKYIWTYREIEDNKILGLDVFTNKFYTIDLSVKDISSSDFIQQSHFEITKQLKGVEVYTYILLKDGSFGIATLSGFYHVSKDGEFKQKLSSKNGLLTDIIWNLYQDSSGILWLTTDNGISKVDINSQLSHWTRQQGIKSKPLDLLRIDNKLYIASFGGLRSMTGDKVAEKVIFENESTNFLTFKNPERPFLPKYLVSTFDKGIVELSTNKTTKILDASTWVMYQSKSKLSIVYLGTSEGLIAMEFKNSQWNSLGKVSGIDADIRYIYEDDDGFIWLGSVFKGVYKVELSENVLIPSEITQYGLKDNLPSLKNNFPVNINGELFFNTNKGLYHFSEEENKFKPDSLFGIEYCNGSHKTFSFTSDSLGRVWIGGKVKGKSFFSVASPNNEGSYTVKNVPFKEMNEADVSLLYEEKDSTVWFGGPEGLFRFKGKVPQGPKSFSALIRKVEIKKDSVIYFGTKSNTNEGLVQNTPRIDYNLNKILFQFASPFFYSEDLTLYQTKLEGFEEGWSKWSNNQEIEYINLKEGDYKFHVRAKNIYGKISEADVFDFAIIPPWYRSLFAYITYLILISTLIYLIAYFNGRRLKRANVLLEQTVKERTEEIVALKNTYIENLSHEIRTPITIITGYLELIRKNVFDSNKILSYTDKTIKSSESVISYLNDFLTVLKLEKKTLKTQTSIKNMGIFLKELVYSFEGNVTLKNINLFYKTNVKVTRDQFIYEYSSLTKIMNNLITNAIKYSRDGAAIYIDVEVAEYEMCITIKDEGIGISEQDLPHIFSRFFQSKEHLTSGGFGIGLSLVCELVNKLNGKVTVTSKKNNGSVFKVTLPLNFNNEIQIIENSPQYILVNPVDTLEEESVPIENTLPKILIVDDNGEILSFLKELLSKEFNCFTAYNGKDGLILAREHQFVVVLSDLYMPIMQGFEFKEALNKLENYNETPFILLSASPPEEMDALKLSLGIDDFIVKPFKSTEIQSRIYNLLENKVCREKLQNITYEGVEVSGHNSEFVNKVRAIILKNLSNSEFTVNDLAAACNYSSKQLGRILQANTGLTTVKIILEIRLLKAYELIMKHEFQTIKEVTYAVGLNSTDYFNKVFTKRFGVKVSELMK